TAGAAGTTGCTGTGTCTACATGTtgttttaaatgggttattttcATCTTAATGGTGCTTAGTATACTAGCCATTTATTCAACCAGATAACCAAATATGTGCCTCCCACCGTCTTACAAGCTGGGTATTTCTCAGGTTCTAACAAACTGTGGAAGAAACACACATGGACTAACAAGAAGTACATGAGTGTTAGTACAATTACATTCATTTCCCAAATTTCAATCACGGACActatctcccaccctccccataAAAATGCATGCTTGGAATGGTTCCATTGAAGTGTCTCcgtttggctttaaaaaaaagaaagaaatgttctatattctctatCTTGGCTCTTAAGCCTTATCCAATAAATTCCTCAGAGTATTTTTTCTATGTGAAGTTGGGAGAGAAGTAGCTTTGTCTGCTAAGTATATAAAAcagatcactgaagaatttgaaGAACTTTGTGTATCtcagttattttttaattacaggTTCTTTAGTAATTAATCATATTAATATGCTTCATAGAAACTGGGTAAACTTTAGGGGAGGCTATATTATCCTCAAAATTCTTAATGCGACCttttaaaaaacaacagtaacaaccaaACACAATAACCGTCGGTCTTTCCCCTGGgtaaaatactgaaaaagaaatcaTACAAATTAACATCTTATTCTGCTcacaaggagccgtggtggcacaacagttaagtgtccagctgctaaatgaaaggtccgAGGTTTGAATCcgaccagtggctccacaggagaaaggcctggcaattatggacttgaaaaccctatgcggcagatctactctgtcacatggggttgccatgagtcgaaacagactcgacggcacctaacaaaaattcTACCCACTGACATTTTTCAGGTTTTTCAAATTGAAAATGAGACTTTGGTGCCAATGTTCACATGGAATCAATTCTTACCTGTGTGAGAAACTAATCTCCTGTTGGAAGACTTGGCTACTGAATATTGGAAGGAGGGAAATTTGAGGCATTTGCCGGTCTCCCTGTCACATATGCCCGATGGACAGCTGCAGGTCTCTTTGCATTCCATCCCGAAGGTGCCGTAGGGGCAATCTGGGGGCAAGGAAGGGGTTAAGAGAGAGGGCTGATGGGCTTAAGCCCCTACCCTAATGGGTCCTATAAGCACAGCCTTAGGATTTGAACAAATCTCATGAATCTTGGCTGTAAAATAAAACCCAATTCTCAAAAAACTCAACCTTTGAAATTTGAAACTTCACATCACAAAACACAAAATCTCAAGACACTCAAAACACTAAGAGCAGAAAATGGACCAAAGGCTCTGCTTTAATGCCTTGCTGCAAAGTTTAGTTGAAGACAGTTACACGCAACCAGCCCCTCTGGCCCAGGTGTAATTctgtttcttctctgcttaaatacCGGTCCACAGGTTGTCACAGGTTACCACTGCACCAGCTCAGTGAAGGTGGGAAATTGAGCAGACATACCCGTCAGCTCCTCAAAGACTTTAAAGGATGTGCTACTGTCTTCGAATTCACTGTGTACAGAGAGAATGTGCTGCTTTAAATGCATGAAGGGGGGGGGTCTTCAAACTAGCCAGGGCTAAAGGACTGTCACCAAGCTTACCAATTAATTACACGACATGATCAATCCTCTAGGGAGCCGCTCCCACTCTTTTCAAGTTCCTTATCTGTCAAACGGCAGTACAATTTATCTAACTTCCTTGTTAGGATTCACTAGTAAAACCCTTTGCAAAGTTAAGATGCTGTATACTAAGTGTACAAGAAAGCCGAGGGTTAACTATTTCTATACCTACCCCAAACTAGAAGCTTTAGAGTTCCAGTGTTCTTATACTTGGACTAAAACATACTTGGGCTAAAACATATAGTAAGAGCATAAATTCCTTTATTTAAATTGCTTGGTTTTTGTGATATAAACCACATCTCGGTCGTTTAACCAATCTTTAAGCACCAAGGAAAATAGATGTAGAATGTTTGTTCTCTTGGTGGGAAAGTATCTTTGTAAATGTACAATCACCTATGGGTGAAGAGACAAGCTGTAAGGTATCTGGAGTCTTTGGCAATCTAGTATTCCACGGAATGATCTAGATGTTAAGGAGATGTATTTTTAAAGAGATTTAGGATTGCTCTTTTCAGCATCTTTCAGATTGCAGAAGAGCCTGGTTTCAAACATTTCTCTCCCTGCTGGGAAGACTACTCCCTATAAAAGGGATCTTGAAAAAGCCTCTTGCATAAAAGCACACAGGATTAGGATTTGATTGTGTCTGCAGTGATGTTCAGGATACAGAAAACAGAAACTTAGTCAAATTCCCAGTGGTACTCCTATTGTATCCCCTGATGTACTGAACAGTGCTAAGCATATAGTAAGTGTTCGATACACATGCGTTGGCGGGTTGATTGCAATCTGGGCAACAATCTGGGCAACACAATGCCAAACATCTGAATATTTAGAAAACATCTGGCTATGCAGCTGAAGTATACAGTTTCCACGTGGGTGTTCAGTAAAAATGCTGAAGGAGGGAGTTTACCTCTAACCAAATAGAAGATCTCCATCTAGAGCTGCTGAGACTCACATAGATTTATTCTTTCTAGCAGAGAGAAAAATGTTTGAAACCAGGCTCAGGTGCAATCTGAAGAATGTGGGAAAAGAGCAAGACTAGACCTCTTTAAAAACGTATCTCATTAGCACCCACCTCCATCATTCCATGAAGTATCAGACTGCTAAAGACTCCAGGTGCCTTACAGCTTGTTTCTTATAGCGATTGTACATTTACAAGGACATTTCTATGCCAAGAGAAAAAACAATCCACTGCATATTCTGGCTATATCGTAAGTATGATTGTGTTAACCACTTCCTCCCTAACTTCCGTATGTgaagtactgctttcttggttgatAAACCCTGTGATTTGCAGAAACTACAGATCCTAGTGAGTGGAAAGAAACACATGTATGTTCTCCAAAGGAAATGTTTCATCAGTTTTCTACCTTTGATTGGttataaacaaaaactaaatttCTCCTAGTTTTCTTTCTTAATCTTTAGCATGTTTTGTGGGTTAAAAGGTGATTAATCTATACAGTATGTgtctaaaaggaaaaataatgagaTTAGTGAGATTAGCTCAATAATGGGTGATTACCACTCATTAAAGAATACAATTGTACCAAATACTTAAAATAtaagcattatttttaaaatttcccaatccttttaataattttaaaagcttCTTTGTATTATAATACTGATGGATGGTATTATAATACTGATGAATGGGGCTACAGAACAAGTGTTACATCTTAATAATAGCTCTTAATGATGAGCTCAGTAGAtgtccataaaaaaacaaaaaaacccaaaccctttgctgttgagtcaattccaacttatactgaccctgtaaggcagagtagagctgccccatagggcttccaaggagcagctggtggactcaaactgccaaccttttggttaggagccaagctcttaaccactatgccaccagggctagtaATTTAACATCACCATTCTTTTAATTCTAAACATTTTAAACTACAGtaactaattttaaaataaattctacaAATACTAAACTACATGATTTAGCTATAATTTCAACCTAATAAAGTTCCTCTGTGCCTATGGAAGACTGCCAACTTCATTCTTTAcagatttctaatttttctttttccttactgttattttttcttgccttacgcCATCTACTCTTTTTCTAAATAACCAAAACCTTTATAAAGTAGAATGAGGTCTGTTTTATATTTCAGGGTACCCACTTCCAAAAATGTGAGCTATTTCGTGAGATGTCATAAGCCCACTCAATTCCATAAAGTACATTAGCGTCCATCAGAAATATTTGACCTTGAGTGATGCCCTCCACCCTGTGAATCCCTTCATGATTAAAGAATCACTAAAACCCAGGGCTAGAAACCATTCCAAGAAGTTATCTAGTGAAGACCTCTGTAATCACCACCTGGCAAAGGAGCTGGCACCTCAACCATCCATAATGGATTACCTGTCATGTTTTTAAAGTGTTCTGGAAAAGGAGGCAGGATAATCTTCTCTTGCAACGTTTTTCCTTAAATCTCCTAAACATTATGAGTGAGTTGCTGTATCTCTTTCTGCGCTTCCCTGCACACTGATTTATATTGCTAAGTGCAGAGTCacccttctctctctgcctctgacaATGCCTGTGTTGGGTCAATAACCCAAGTGCATTTACCCCGTTAGTAATTAACAGGAAAGCCTCCTCACCTCCCAAGCTGGCTAAAAGCCCTCAGCTGGCCCTGGCGAGGAGCAGCAAGGGGTCACTCTTTACCTTTGCAGATACCAAACTCGTCACCAAAATCATCCTCCTCACTGTAAAACTGACACCTTAGCCCAGGGCCACACTTGACGCCATCCATGCCCGAGACTGTGCGGTAGCAAGTTTCGCCCAGCCCAGCGGCACACACGCGACAGCAGCCACAGTCGTCCAGCACCGTCCTCTTGCAGCGCAGGCTGCTTTTGCAATTGTTACTGTCACAACGTTCAGGGCAATCCACCGCATACTTGGTGCTCCAGGCCGTCACCAGGTGCACAGGGACAAGGAGAGCTGTCAGCAGCAAGAGGCTCTTCATGTCTCCCAGCAGCCTCAGGCTCAGCGTCCTGCGTCGTAGCCTTCGCTGGTGGGACGCAGCCGTCCAGCTTCCAAAGTGGTAGCTGAGCCTCTGCCTACACGTTTATGAGCTTTATACACTGGATTGCCCACATGCTTTCCCGTCATCAATTTCCTCAACCCAGCAGCAGCGCTGTCCTCCTGCCAGGCTGTCTTGTTTTAGTTTATGAAATCCAGGATGAAGGCTGGATTAACACGCTGCTGCCATCCAGGAATTGAAAAGCCCAAGCTGATGTCATCTGTTATGTTTAGATGGTTGTTTTGCATGAGGATTGAAAAACTCGTTCACATCCGTCTCAAGGGCTCAAGGACGTCTGTGAAGGGGGAATAAAGAAGGTCGCAGAACCTCTTGCAGGACAGGAATTGTTCTGACACAGGCATGTTACTTGGGCATAGCTTTATCTCAGAGCCTCTGTagtcagaaggaaaatgatatcgACTTGAATCATCAGGACTGAAgaagcttctttaaaaaaaataaataaacatttggTATTTCCCCTTAGTAAATAGCTATGAGATCATTTGGAAGAAGAAAGGATTATATTACGCCTTTTCAATACTtggaagaaagaaatattttgatagggatttttttttaagaccctctcttccttcctccccctcctctcctGCAAATGTTATTTCTAAAGCAATTCATATCGCATATATCTAAATCTATCAGGGATATAGCAGTATTTCTACTAAGATGTGGAAACGCAGCAGAgaatttcctttaaaattaatacaaaaagcCACAAAAGAGGTAAGATCCTGCTGGCCCTGTCTGTGGGTTACTCAATTCTGGAACAACTTATCAGTTGGGTTTCTCCTGACCCAAATGTCCCTAGGGTGAAGGCTCATCCATCACCGAGTCAGTTTGTCCAATGACTGAGCCTATTCAGAGCCCTTCCCCTCACCTCCTGGCATCTCTCAGAGCCCTCACTAAAAACTGACAAACAAGGCAGCCAGCCCAAGGAAACAAAGAAGCCAGCAGGGAAATCGGAACACGGTCCCAGAGAGGCAAGTCACAGGGAAGAGAAAACATTACCCATCAGGAAGCCAGGTCTTCATGCTATTGGGGGGAGCAGGGAAGAGGCGGCACAGGGCCCAGGTCCTGCTTGGAAAGACAGAGCGGCCCTCTTGACATAGCAACCAGACCAGGCCCTTACTAAGCACCATTTGTGCGGCAAAGGGAACAAGGTGAAAGAGAGAAAGCGGAGTTCTTATACCAACCACATGTTGTATTCCAAGCCCTCCACCTCCATCCTACTTGTCAAAATAGATATAAATCCTGAAGTGACAGGGTCAGTGTCTTTTAGTAAATACACAGCCCAGTAAAGTTGTTCATTCTAGGTCTGTCACAAATTAGCTGTGGGCAAGCCACAGGACTTCtctcagcctcagcttcctcttttGGGAACTAACTTTGCTAGACTGGTTGACCTCTAAAATCCTTGTCCCTTCTAGAAGATGGGGCAGAGGCCATTGGATATGACTTGATGAGTGGCCTTCACAAGTGACAATTTTAGGAGGGTAGAGGGAATGGAATTCAGATTGCAGAGAATTATGAGATGGGAAATGAAGGCAAGAGTTTCAAACTTCCCAGATTTTTCatgacaatccaatttaaaatatGTTCTTCATCTCCCAGAAACAAACGTGTACTTAGAGGCTACACGCTCTGATTTACTATTGTCAATAGTAACATTTATTCAGTGCATAGTATGTGCCAAGCACCATTCATAAGCATGAATTGCACCTCACCACAACCTTGTGAAGTATTATTATcatgctcattttacagatgaggagactgagtcagaaagaggagaaagaatttTCCCAAGGTCCCCATGATGTCAGAGATTGACCTTGAACCATGTCAGTCTAATGTCAAGGCCACATACTATATTGCCCATTAAAAGGCAATCATGTTTCTGTGGCTAATGGTTCCAATAGCCTAGTTCACACTTCAGGAGAACCTGGAAAAGGTTTCTTGTTCAAACTTTGTGGAACATCACTTTCTGAGGAGATAGCGTGTGGTGTAATGGATcgtttttatatggcctttctcgccaaggtcttgtaactcccacccaggtgattgggtgagactatgcaaataaggtaatagTGGCCCATCAAGGGAATTGGATAGtttgctaataatacaaataaagctCATGGCACCCATgttgggtgggaccatgcaaatatggTATATGGAACCCGAACGAGgggtttggtcagttttgccaacccgttaggcttaaaatgagccattccagagcCGGGAAGGGatgatctcaccaccaccaagaaagaaaagccaggagtggagtgcatctttGGTCACAGGATTCctacgctgagaagctcctgaaccAGAGTACCGAGAGAGAGATCTGCAACACCGAAGACAGCAGTAGCAGAACCAAGAGACAAGCAAAAGATGGCCCAgcccacagagggagaaagctgagtgcctgcaggcaggaggcttgctcgTGGAgtagggtacctccaggcacttggtggagctaggtttacCAACCCATGGAGCTAAAGCTGAGTGCATTAGGGCCAGGCCtgggcttactggtggagtggggtgcctcccaTCACTTATCAGCaaaactaaaagagctttgtaacacttgcccaagcagggcagaggctaagGGGCCAGACAAAGgagtgcctgcaggcacagctgagaagaggctgtcctgatggaagaattgtatcctgagcattcctgaacctgaattataacctgttacttccctaataaagcccataatcatgagtattgtctgtgagttctttgtggccattacaatgaattcttgaacacagcagagaagcagaCAGTGCCATGGGAGGAATGGTTGGTGCCAAAGTTggtgaagatggcagagagaggaggtatgtctgacctccacctcacaggaatcagactTGGGCTAttgaccttgattctccttcccgcttgtgaagttagagggggTTAGACGCCTCCACCACACCATTTTCACATAGCAGTTATTCAAAATAGTGGTTAATAGTAACACCTGTCCTTTATAGAgaccttactatgtgccaggcaccatgttgttgttgtggttgagtcagttccaactcatagtgatcccatgtacaacagaacgaaatactgcctggttctgtgccatcctcaaaatcattgccattttgagcccattgttgtactcactgtgttaatccatctcgttgagggtattcctcttttccacagacgctctatcaagcatgatgtccttctccagggactgatcccttctgacaacatgttgaaagtatgtgaaacatagtctctccctccttgattctaaggagcattcttcttgtacttcttccaagacagatttgttcgttctcctggcagtccatggtacattcaatattcttctccaacaccacaatttaaagtttcgatcttccttactcatcgtccagcttttgcatgcatatgaggtaattcaaaacaccatggcttgggtcaggtccaccttagtcttcaaggtgacatctttgcttttcaacactttaaagaggttttttgcagcagatttgcctaatggaatgcatcgtttgatttcttgactgcctcttccatgggtgttgattatggaaccaagtaaaatgaaatccttgacaacttcaatcttttctctgtttatcatgatgttgctcattgatccagttgtaaggatttttgttttctttatgttgaggtgtaatccatactgaaggctgtggtctttgatcttcatcaatgtttcaggtcctattcactttcagcaagcaaggttttgtcatctgcatatcacaggttgttaatgagtcttcctccaatcctgatgtcccattcttcatatagtccagcttctcagattgtttgctcagcatacagattgaataggtatagtgaagggatacaactcttaaacgcacagctttcctgactttaaaccaatgagtatccccttgttttgtctgaacaactgcctcttgatctatgtacaggttcctcatgagcataagcATTTTATATGAACCGCATCTAATCTTCAAAACAAGAGCCAGGTACTAATCTTATCCCCCTCTTAGAGATGTGAAAACCAAGGCCTAGAGAGATGAagtacttgtccaaggtcacacagttagcaGGCATCAGACAACTGGCTCTAGAGACTAGATTCAGGATTGCAAAATCAAATGTGCACAGGTGCAAAACAAGTGATCTAGGTGAGTGAAGTGGACCAGGTGTAATGCAGTGGGAGTGGAGGGGTTTTGTCCACCTGAAAAACACATACGCCTAAAGGAAGTGGCACTCCTTAGGGCTCACTACTGCCATGCAGTAATATGAGCCCACTGGGcccaatcatttttaaaaaagaaagctggaattcagattttttaaatgtaatcccTATTTTGGACATGGAgaaatacatcatgcttggtaaagtagagggtcagcaaaaaagaaaaagaccttaaatgagatggattggcacaggggCTAcaataacaatgggctcaaatacagcaatgaatatgaggatggcacaggaccaggcaacatttcattctattatacatagggttgctatgagttggaagtgattcaacagcacctaacaacagcagcaattcatccaaattagaaaaccttatgggcccTCATTTCCTGTCGAGTGGTTTGCTCTTACCATAAAttttactataaaaaaattaCCAGTTTGCTTTTACTACAAATTTTGGATTCTGACTGCGCTGGATTCAAATCTCTGCCACTCACGAGCTAGGGGATTTGGGAACTTATTTTTAACGTCTCTAAGCATCTATTTCTTCAAATGTACAATTTAGCTGGTAATACCTTCTTCTTATTGCTCTTGTGAGGATTGAAGAAGATAATGTATGGAAAGTGTCTATCAAACAGTATGCATTCAATAAATGATGGCTATTATTCTTCAttttaggagccctgctggctcagtggttaaagcacttggctactaaccgaaaggttggtggtacaaACCCTCCAGTTGCTCCAGGGGAgtatgatgtggcagtctgcttccataaagattacagccttggaaaccttatggggcagttctaccctgccctatagggccactatgggtcagaattgactcgacagcaatggtattctgttttaaaaatatagtcaTCGTAGAGTTagcagtgaaaaaagaaaaataataagaagGTAAGAACTTTCTGATCTTTCATGGGAActtaatgaagaaaacaaagaaacttaAATACATTTGAATATCAAAATCAGAAGTGGTAGGGAGAAGCAGGAGCAGAGGAGCTCAGACAACAATCTTCTGCATTTCCATTATCGATAATATCTTCAGTAAATGACAACTAAACACAGAGAAGATATCAGTCAGGGAGCACAAAATCCACAATAACAGTAAACACAAACACAATCACAGCACAGTGTAGAAAATAGGCTTGAATTCATAAATGGTGAAAATAACTCAATACATAGTACCTaatgttgttttaatgttgttagctgctgcagtCAGCTgtaactaatggcaaccccatgcacatcagaatgaaatgctgcccgatcctgctccattttcatgat
The window above is part of the Elephas maximus indicus isolate mEleMax1 chromosome 2, mEleMax1 primary haplotype, whole genome shotgun sequence genome. Proteins encoded here:
- the ESM1 gene encoding endothelial cell-specific molecule 1 isoform X1 gives rise to the protein MKSLLLLTALLVPVHLVTAWSTKYAVDCPERCDSNNCKSSLRCKRTVLDDCGCCRVCAAGLGETCYRTVSGMDGVKCGPGLRCQFYSEEDDFGDEFGICKDCPYGTFGMECKETCSCPSGICDRETGKCLKFPSFQYSVAKSSNRRLVSHTEHDVASGDGNAVREEIVKENVARSPVMKWLNPR
- the ESM1 gene encoding endothelial cell-specific molecule 1 isoform X2, producing MKSLLLLTALLVPVHLVTAWSTKYAVDCPERCDSNNCKSSLRCKRTVLDDCGCCRVCAAGLGETCYRTVSGMDGVKCGPGLRCQFYSEEDDFGDEFGICKEHDVASGDGNAVREEIVKENVARSPVMKWLNPR